The genome window CGCCGCGTTCGCCTCGACCAAGGCGACGCTGGTGCTGCACCTGGCGATCACCAGGGTGCGGAACCTGATGGCCGAGATCGAGCCCGAGTACGGCGGCGACTGTCCCGCCGTCGTCGTCTACCGAGCCAGCCAGCCTGACCAGCAGGTCCTGCGAGGCACGGTCGCGTCCATCGCCGACGCGGTCGAGTCCGCGGAGCTGAAGCAGGCAGCCGTCATCCTCGTCGGCCGCGCACTCGACCCGCGCCCCGGCGGCGAGTCCTATCTCTACGACGCCGCCCGAGACCGGAGCACCAAGCGATGACCGAGGCGACCGCACTCGGCTGGGACGCCGGCTTGTACGACGTCATCAACCGTCGCCGCGACACCCGTCGCGAGTTCACCGGCGAGCCGGTCAAACCCGACGTGCTGGACCGGCTGCTCTCCGCGGCGCACGCGGCCCCGAGCGTCGGGATGAGCCAGCCGTGGGACTTCGTCCTCGTGCGGGACCCCGAGACGCTCGACGCGTTCGGACAGCATGTCGCCGACGAACGGGACGCCTTCGCGGCGTCGTTGGCCGGTGAGCGCGCCGAGACCTTCGCCCGCATCAAGATCGAGGGGATTCGCGAGTCAGGGCTCGGGATCGCGGTCGGCTACGACCCCAGCCGCGGCGGACCGAACGTCCTCGGTCGCCACGCCATCGCGGACGCCGGGCTGTACTCGGTCGTCTGCGCGATCCAGAACCTGTGGCTCGCGGCCACCGCCGAGGGCTTGGGTGTGGGCTGGGTGAGCTTCTACCGCGAGGAGTTCCTCCGTGACCTCGTCGGCTTCCCCGAGCACATTCGGCCGGTGGCCTGGCTGTGCATCGGGCCGATCTCCGAGTTGCCCGACGAGCCGGACCTGGAGCGGTACGGCTGGCGCCACCGCTCACCACTGGACGGCGTCGTGCACGAGGAGCGCTACCGCCAATAGGCCCACTGGGTCACGGTGCGCGCCGGTGTCCAGCCGGTGAAGGACCCGATCGGCGCGGCCGTCTCGACGCTGAGCCGGGTCAGTTCGCCGCCGTGCTGCCGGTAGACATCGGCCAGCAGATGCTCGGTCTCCAAGGTGACACCGTGGACGACGATCCGACCGCCGCGAGGGAGTACGTCGAGGCAGTACTCGATGACGCCCGGGACGGTGGCACCGCCCCCGACGAAGATCGCATCGGGCGTCGGCAGGTCCTTCAGTGCTTCGGGCGCAGGTGCGTGGACGATCTCAAGGCCGGGGACGCCGAGGGATCGGGCGTTGCGCGCGATGCGCTCGGCCCGCTCGGTGTTCGCCTCGATCGCGATCGCCAGGCAGGTCGGGTGGGCGCGCATCCATTCGATCCCGACCGACCCGGCACCGGCGCCGACGTCCCAGAGGCGCTCGCCCGGCACCGGCGCGAGGCGCGCGAGCGCCGAGGCCCGCAGGTCGCGCTTGGTGAGCTGTCCGTCGTTCTCGAAGAGGTCATCGGGCAAGCCGGCCACCCAACCACCGAGGGGCGGTCCGGCGCAGGTGATCGCGACGATGTTGAGCCGGGCGAAGTCGAAGTCCTTCGCGCTCACGATCGCTGCCTTGTCGAAGTAGTGGCTGCTGCCCTTCGTGGGGTTCCCAAGGTCGCCGAGAACGACGAACTCGCTGTCGTCGTAGCCGGCCTCGCCGAGCAGGTCAGCGAGAGCGCGGGGCGTGTGTTCGTCCGAGGACAGGACCAGGATCCGGCGACCGGGCGCCAGCTCACGGCGTACGAGGGAGACATCCCGGCCGACAACGCTCACCACAGCGTGCGACTCCGCAGCCCAGCCCACGGCAGCCCGCGCCAGCGCCACAGACGAGACCGCCGGAACGACCACCACCCGGTCGCGGCCGAGCAGCTCGATGAGGGTGGACCCAATCCCCGATACGAGCGGGTCGCCTGAGGCGAGGACGATCAGCGTGCGGTCGGCGTACTCGGTGACCAGATCGACCAGGCCCTCGCGCAGCGGCGACGGAAGGGGCAGCCGTCGTTGTCCGGGCACGTCCGGCAGCAGCTCAAGATGTCGAGGGGCGCCGACGACGACGGACTCCGGACCCTCCAGGATGCGCGGGTCTGCGAGCGCATCGTCGGCGCTGATGCCGACCACGACAACCGGGGCCATGGCAGCAGACGCTATCGTGAGCGCCAACAGGTGCGAGGTGCCCCAACGCCCCAACGATCGGAAACGGTCGGGACGGTCGGCGGGGAGAATCTGGGAAGCCGGTGAGACTCCGGCACAGGCCCGCTGCGGTGAGCCAGGCCCTTCATGCGAGGGGACCTGGTAAGTCCGAAGACCGGCCTCGCGCCCGAACAGTCCGGCAGGCCCGTCGGACCGTCGAATCGAGCGGGAGCCTCAATGCCGGTGAACTATCCCTTTTCAGCCGTCCTCGGATGCGCGACCGACGCCCCCGACGGCTCGGGTCTCGACGACATGGGCCTGGCGCTGGTCCTGACCACGATCGCGCCCGAGATCGGCGGCGTGCTCGTCCGGGGCGAGAAGGGCACGGCGAAGTCCACTACCGTCCGCGCCCTCGCCGCAGTGTTGCCCCCGATCGAGGTCTACGCCCAGGATCGCTTCGCCATCGACCCCGCCGACGCCTCGGCGACCTCGCCGGACGGCCCGTTCGGCGAAGGCGCGGAGACCACGACCCGTTCCGTGCGCCTGGTCGAACTCCCTGTCGGCGCGACGGAGGACCGCGTCCTGGGATCTCTTCACCTGGAGCGCGCGCTCTCGCACGGCAAGGTCGAGTACGAGCCCGGGCTGCTGGCCCGCGCCCACCGCGGCATCCTCTACGTCGACGAGGTCAATCTTCTGCACGACCACCTGGTCGACCTGCTTCTCGACGCCGCGGCGATGGGCCGCGCGAGCGTCGAGCGCGATGGGGTCTCGGTCGAGCACGCCGCACGCTTCGTACTGATCGGCACGATGAATCCCGAGGAGGGCGAGCTCCGCCCGCAGCTCCTCGACCGCTTCGGTCTCACGGTGGAGGTCGCGGCGCCGCGCGAACCCGCCTTGCGCGCCGAGGTCGTACGCCGACGGATGGCCTACGACGCCGACCCGGCGGCCTTCGTCGCGCGCTACGCCGGGGCGGACCGCGCCCTCACCGAGCGGATCGAGTCAGCGCGGGAGCGGATCGGCAAGGTCCAACTCACCGAGCCGGCGCTGCTCAAGATCGCCGAGGTCTGCGCTGCCTTCGAGGTCGACGGACTGCGGGCCGACATCGTCACCGCCCGCACCGCCGTCGCACACGCCGCGTGGGCCGGACACGACGAGGTGACCAAGGCCGACATCCGTCAGGCAGCACTGCTGGCGCTCCCGCACCGCCGACGCCGCAACCCGTTCGACGCCCCCGGCCTGGACGAGGAGCTGCTCGACCAGATCCTCGGCGATGAGGACCTGCCGCCCGAGCCGCCCGAGGGACCCGCTCCCGACGAGCTTCCGACTCCGCCAAGCGGAGCCGATGACACGGGTGCGGGCGAGCCAGACGACGGGCCGTCGCAATCCGAGCCGGCCCCCGACAGCCCCAGCCAGGATGCTCCCGCACAGGCCCCGAGTCCCAGTGCCGGCTCCAGCGAACCCAGTGGACCCGGCGGGAGTGAGTCTGTGGTCGCAGCGGCGACGCCGTACCGTCCCAAGCTGCTCGCGGTGAAGGGCATCGGCGCGGGCGTCGCCGGCCGGCGCAGCCGCGCGCTGTCGACGACCGGCCGCCGCGTCGGTGCTACGCCCGGCGACTCCGGCTCGCTCGACCTCGTGGAGACGCTCAAGGCCGC of Nocardioides sp. Kera G14 contains these proteins:
- the cbiE gene encoding precorrin-6y C5,15-methyltransferase (decarboxylating) subunit CbiE, with translation MAPVVVVGISADDALADPRILEGPESVVVGAPRHLELLPDVPGQRRLPLPSPLREGLVDLVTEYADRTLIVLASGDPLVSGIGSTLIELLGRDRVVVVPAVSSVALARAAVGWAAESHAVVSVVGRDVSLVRRELAPGRRILVLSSDEHTPRALADLLGEAGYDDSEFVVLGDLGNPTKGSSHYFDKAAIVSAKDFDFARLNIVAITCAGPPLGGWVAGLPDDLFENDGQLTKRDLRASALARLAPVPGERLWDVGAGAGSVGIEWMRAHPTCLAIAIEANTERAERIARNARSLGVPGLEIVHAPAPEALKDLPTPDAIFVGGGATVPGVIEYCLDVLPRGGRIVVHGVTLETEHLLADVYRQHGGELTRLSVETAAPIGSFTGWTPARTVTQWAYWR
- the bluB gene encoding 5,6-dimethylbenzimidazole synthase, which codes for MTEATALGWDAGLYDVINRRRDTRREFTGEPVKPDVLDRLLSAAHAAPSVGMSQPWDFVLVRDPETLDAFGQHVADERDAFAASLAGERAETFARIKIEGIRESGLGIAVGYDPSRGGPNVLGRHAIADAGLYSVVCAIQNLWLAATAEGLGVGWVSFYREEFLRDLVGFPEHIRPVAWLCIGPISELPDEPDLERYGWRHRSPLDGVVHEERYRQ
- a CDS encoding VWA domain-containing protein, producing the protein MPVNYPFSAVLGCATDAPDGSGLDDMGLALVLTTIAPEIGGVLVRGEKGTAKSTTVRALAAVLPPIEVYAQDRFAIDPADASATSPDGPFGEGAETTTRSVRLVELPVGATEDRVLGSLHLERALSHGKVEYEPGLLARAHRGILYVDEVNLLHDHLVDLLLDAAAMGRASVERDGVSVEHAARFVLIGTMNPEEGELRPQLLDRFGLTVEVAAPREPALRAEVVRRRMAYDADPAAFVARYAGADRALTERIESARERIGKVQLTEPALLKIAEVCAAFEVDGLRADIVTARTAVAHAAWAGHDEVTKADIRQAALLALPHRRRRNPFDAPGLDEELLDQILGDEDLPPEPPEGPAPDELPTPPSGADDTGAGEPDDGPSQSEPAPDSPSQDAPAQAPSPSAGSSEPSGPGGSESVVAAATPYRPKLLAVKGIGAGVAGRRSRALSTTGRRVGATPGDSGSLDLVETLKAAAGKQPTRGRRGDGGRVDVRGEDLRVAVREGREANLVLFCVDASGSMAARKRMTQVKTAVLSLLLDAYRRRDKVGLITFRGHDAILALPPTHSVEVAATRLEELPAGGRTPLAEGLLEAARVLQRERLRDSRLRPLLVVVTDGRATGGKDAVTRSLQAADHLAGLGVTTIVVDGERGPLRLGLARRLAVHLRAEHLPVSEVSAQALTVAVKGAA